From a single Oreochromis niloticus isolate F11D_XX linkage group LG3, O_niloticus_UMD_NMBU, whole genome shotgun sequence genomic region:
- the LOC112842565 gene encoding uncharacterized protein LOC112842565 yields METHQLIPCVDEVGKKRQPKPTAKALENQIERLQTERHTKVNKIKKVIKVIKELKQSEDNVSTVHAQLENLSVLLSEATCVHETLLPLLPQEEQEKQTAWFISVRAHNTEFMEGIKKWLHDTKGNSQSKNQVSELDLPQLNPADVKSSDVLPAGNGSGASRHAGNVGEGAVIDVNPSDSISNAGNRSCRKSKSSLSGSTVSSALSARITAEADMAALLVRQRLLKEKHALEEQEIQLKKRKELLDLETEIAASAAKVNVLKASEMSRVSSAVNGKSDGMNSYLEREQGRLGVLNPNAPMFKPVLPERPYQGVDASDHQAQVLDVRPKVKNTFQPKVISLEQSEMKPQVFPGAVSTNQMMSQSHVQSKHFTHTEQGSEGHDHLVTVLQKQNEITTLLAEQQSLFLLPRRDIQFFDGDPLQYQTFMRAFEHMVESQAHSAKDCLYFLEQYTRGHPREMVRSCQYMPAEYGYAKAKSLLQENFGNSLKIAAAYIERVSKWPLIKSDDVKALQEYGFLLRQCCNAMGDVESLHELDVSANMQAVIKKLPYKLRDKWRNVACDLQERFQRKVGFSDVVEFVEKQVKIASDPLFGDIKDPPPAIRKEARNVKSQFYPKAKKSSFATTVAKVEGKIEPALRRESGSVVTKVCLFCGARHMLDLCPSFERKLHCERLSFLKENGVCFGCLRIGHRSKDCKKRLLCKVCNQKHPTLLHIHSKQRESVSVQTIGGGEPPDEGPSCAVQSSGVTGAGEQNSALAIIPVRVKSKKGNQSLITYAFLDPGSSASFCTEGLMNRLNLSGRKTGILLRTMGQEKMVSSYVVSDLEVAGLDLDHYCELPDLFTQKSMPVHQCNIPRQEDLDRWPHLRHINILEINSGVDLLIGTNVPKALEPWEVVRSQYGGPYAVKTVLGWTVNGPLREDRKTDIFDVSVNRISVARLDELWERQMKADFPECSQDEQFALSREDQQFMKSVMDSAKLVDGHYTIGLPFRCNQVKMPNNKKAVEQRTMSLKRKFIRDGSFHVDYTSFMTEIISKGLATEEQYLLSYLSRNDPRRLRIWIWIVMFCQ; encoded by the exons ATGGAGACACACCAATTAATACCATGTGTTGATGAGGTTGGAAAGAAAAGACAGCCGAAACCAACTGCTAAGGCTTTGGAGAATCAGATTGAAAGGCTTCAAACAGAACGTCACACTaaagttaataaaattaaaaaggtcATAAAGGTGATTAAGGAATTAAAGCAATCTGAAGATAATGTTTCCACTGTTCATGCTCAGTTAGAGAATTTGTCTGTGTTGCTTAGTGAGGCAACTTGTGTGCATGAAACCTTGCTTCCTTTGCTTCCTCAAGAAgagcaagaaaaacaaactgcttgGTTTATAAGTGTGCGAGCACATAATACTGAGTTTATGGAAGGGATAAAGAAATGGCTTCATGATACAAAGGGAAACTCTCAGAGTAAAAATCAGGTGTCTGAGCTTGATTTGCCTCAGTTGAATCCAGCTGATGTTAAATCTTCTGATGTATTACCTGCTGGAAATGGTTCTGGTGCTTCTAGGCACGCCGGGAATGTTGGTGAAGGTGCTGTGATAGATGTTAATCCAAGTGATAGCATCTCTAATGCTGGAAACAGAAGTTGTAGAAAAAGCAAATCATCACTCAGTGGCTCTACGGTTTCATCTGCCTTGTCAGCACGCATAACAGCAGAGGCTGACATGGCTGCCCTTCTTGTTCGACAGAGGTTGTTGAAAGAAAAGCATGCTTTGGAGGAACAAGAAATACAGcttaagaaaagaaaggagCTGCTTGACTTAGAAACTGAAATAGCAGCCTCAGCAGCAAAGGTGAATGTTTTAAAAGCTTCTGAAATGTCCCGAGTCTCAAGTGCCGTTAATGGTAAATCTGATGGAATGAATTCGTATTTAGAACGAGAGCAGGGGCGTTTAGGTGTTTTAAATCCTAATGCTCCGATGTTCAAACCTGTGTTACCAGAGCGACCCTATCAGGGTGTTGATGCAAGTGATCATCAAGCGCAGGTATTGGATGTAAGGCCCAAGGTTAAAAATACTTTTCAGCCCAAGGTCATTTCATTGGAACAGTCAGAGATGAAGCCACAAGTATTTCCAGGTGCAGTTTCGACTAATCAGATGATGTCGCAGTCTCACGTACAATCAAAACATTTTACACATACAGAGCAAGGTAGTGAGGGTCATGATCATCTAGTCACCgttttgcaaaaacaaaatgaaattacAACTTTGTTGGCTGAGCAGCAGTCTCTGTTTTTGCTACCACGGCGTGACATTCAGTTCTTTGATGGCGATCCTTTGCAATATCAAACATTTATGAGAGCTTTTGAGCACATGGTAGAGAGTCAAGCTCACAGTGCTAAggattgtttatattttctcgAGCAATACACTAGAGGCCATCCAAGAGAAATGGTCAGAAGCTGTCAGTATATGCCTGCTGAGTATGGATATGCTAAAGCTAAATCTTTGCTCCAGGAGAACTTTGGCAATTCGCTGAAAATTGCTGCTGCCTACATTGAAAGGGTCAGTAAATGGCCACTTATAAAATCTGATGATGTGAAGGCTTTGCAGGAATATGGGTTCTTATTAAGGCAATGTTGCAATGCAATGGGAGACGTTGAGTCCTTGCATGAGTTGGATGTCTCTGCTAACATGCAAGCAGTTATAAAAAAATTGCCTTATAAGCTCAGGGATAAATGGAGGAATGTTGCCTGCGATCTGCAGGAGAGGTTCCAACGTAAAGTGGGTTTTAGCGATGTTGTTGAGTTTGTTGAAAAGCAAGTTAAGATCGCAAGTGACCCATTGTTTGGAGACATAAAGGATCCTCCACCAGCCATCAGAAAAGAGGCGAGGAATGTTAAGTCTCAGTTTTACCCTAAGGCTAAGAAGAGTAGTTTTGCTACTACAGTGGCCAAGGTGGAAGGGAAGATTGAGCCGGCGTTGAGGCGAGAGAGTGGTTCAGTTGTGACCAAGGTTTGCTTGTTTTGTGGAGCAAGGCATATGTTGGATTTGTGTCCTTCATTTGAAAGAAAGTTGCACTGTGAAAGATTATCTTTTTTGAAAGAGAATGGTGTGTGTTTTGGTTGTCTGCGCATTGGGCACAGAAGCAAGGACTGCAAGAAACGTCTCTTGTGTAAAGTCTGTAATCAGAAACACCCCACACTCTTACATATCCACTCCAAGCAGAGGGAAAGTGTTTCAGTGCAAACTATAGGAGGGGGAGAACCACCAGATGAAGGTCCTTCATGTGCTGTGCAAAGCAGTGGTGTTACTGGGGCCGGTGAGCAAAATAGTGCTCTAGCCATAATACCAGTTAGAGTGAAGTCCAAGAAAGGTAATCAGTCACTGATAACATATGCTTTCCTAGATCCTGGGAGCTCAGCTTCATTTTGTACTGAAGGGCTCATGAATAGGCTGAATCTTTCAGGAAGGAAAACTGGCATTCTGTTGCGGACAATGGGTCAGGAGAAAATGGTCAGTAGCTATGTAGTTTCAGATTTGGAAGTAGCTGGTTTAGATTTAGATCACTACTGTGAGTTGCCTGACTTATTTACTCAGAAAAGCATGCCTGTTCATCAATGCAATATTCCCCGACAGGAAGATCTGGACAGATGGCCACATTTGCGCCATATTAACATACTGGAGATAAATTCCGGGGTAGACCTGTTGATCGGGACCAATGTGCCCAAGGCTTTAGAGCCATGGGAGGTTGTTAGAAGTCAGTATGGAGGTCCCTATGCAGTGAAAACTGTGCTGGGTTGGACAGTGAATGGTCCTCTCAGAGAGGATCgtaagactgacatttttgaTGTGAGCGTCAATAGGATTTCCGTGGCAAGATTGGATGAGCTGTGGGAACGTCAAATGAAGGCTGATTTTCCAGAATGTAGTCAGGATGAGCAGTTTGCATTGTCTAGAGAAGATCAGCAGTTTATGAAGTCAGTGATGGACTCGGCTAAGTTGGTTGATGGTCATTATACCAttggtttaccttttaggtgcaATCAGGTAAAAATGCCAAACAATAAGAAGGCTGTGGAACAGCGAACCATGAGCCTTAAACGGAAGTTTATTAGGGATGGTTCATTTCATGTCGATTACACCAGTTTTATGACTGAAATCATTTCCAAAGG GTTAGCAACAGAAGAGCAGTACTTGCTGTCATACCTCAGCAGGAACGATCCAAGGAGGTTAAGGATTTGGATTTGGATAGTGATGTTTTGCCAGTAG